The following coding sequences lie in one Trichoderma breve strain T069 chromosome 1, whole genome shotgun sequence genomic window:
- a CDS encoding amino acid permease domain-containing protein: protein MPSFWRRPFRSGEEAQPAEAEERGSTSDSDPSELVAGNTYYIAGKGANNKETSYQDASGAPVEESSPLGYHVGPLTILFLNVSKMIGTGIFSTRSAASTILAGTGSIGLSLIWWALGFLTSITAFAVYLEFTAYFPSRSGAEVVYLEQAFPRPRWLFSTAFAFQSVILSFSSANSYVLAQYLYKMTDHNPTDWQLKGVAIAGYTVALLVVVLHNRFAYHLANGIGFVKIATLVFISITGFVVLGGHTRIENPTANFHNSFEGKATAYGITNGLYKIIFSYSGFENAFNVANEVKNPVKQIRRHGYIAIWTVSILYILTVIAFYAAIPKEDIIKSKLTVANQFFINVFGNTKQVKALNFLIAISAFGNLVAVFIGTSRIIRECGRQGVLPWTKFWVSTFPLGTALGPYLFKYGITLIMILAPPAGDAFNFVSDLRIYPGSFFDFLMSVGLLIVRHKRKALNLPRPEFKAWDIVIWFSILKNLYLLVMPWYPPAGGATGGDVSFWYGTYVVASIGILLACVAYYWLWIHGIPYFRGYKIREEVVTLDDGSKSHQLVKVPNAEVEEWDRTHDHAGRIITEATEVSDKTASNVVVVGKDSAVSSTQ from the exons ATGCCTTCTTTCTGGCGGCGTCCCTTCCGCAGCGGCGAAGAGGCTCAACCTgccgaagcagaagagcgcGGATCAACATCAGATAGCGATCCCTCTGAGCTCGTCGCTGGAAATACCTACTATATCGCTGGCAAGGGAGCCAACAACAAAGAGACGTCTTACCAAGATGCTTCTGGTGCACCTGTCGAAGAATCATCGCCTTTGGGGTACCATGTCGGACCATTGACAATCTTGTTTCTCAATGTGAGCAAGATGATTGGCACAGGCATCTTTTCAACTC GATCTGCAGCTTCAACAATTCTTGCGGGCACCGGCAGTATAGGGCTCAGTCTAATATGGTGGGCTCTTGGCTTCTTGACATCGATCACAGCGTTTGCTGTGTATCTCGAATTTACTGCCTATTTTCCTTCGCGATCCGGCGCTGAGGTAGTGTATCTCGAACAAGCGTTTCCACGACCACGCTGGCTGTTCTCAACCGCATTTGCTTTCCAGTCCGTCATCTTGTCATTTAGTAGTGCAAACTCATATG TGTTGGCTCAATATCTTTACAAAATGACGGATCATAATCCGACGGATTGGCAACTTAAGGGAGTGGCCATAGCTGGTTATACTGTCGCTCTTCTAG TCGTCGTCTTACACAACAGATTTGCATATCATCTGGCCAATGGCATTGGATTTGTCAAAATCGCTACATTGGTGTTCATCTCGATAACCGGATTCGTGGTCCTCGGAGGACATACTCGCATTGAGAACCCAACAGCCAACTTTCATAATTCTTTTGAAGGAAAAGCTACTGCATACGGAATTACGAATGGTTTGTACAAGATCATTTTCTCTTACTCGGGATTCGAAAATGCTTTCAATGTCGCCAATGAAGTCAAG AACCCTGTGAAACAGATCCGACGGCACGGTTACATTGCCATCTGGACCGTCAGCATTCTTTACATTCTAACCGTCATCGCTTTCTACGCCGCGA TCCCAAAGGAAgacatcatcaagagcaaACTAACTGTTGCCAATCAATTTTTTATAAACGTGTTTGGAAATACCAAGCAAGTCAAGGCCCTCAACTTTCTGATTGCAATTAGTGCCTTTGGCAATCTAGTAGCAGTGTTCATCGGAACTTCGAGAATCATTCGCGAGTGTGGTCGCCAAGGCGTACTCCCGTGGACCAAGTTCTGGGTCTCAACGTTTCCTCTTGGCACTGCCCTCGGGCCGTATCTGTTCAAATACGGTATCACGCTTATTATGATCCTTGCCCCTCCTGCTGGCGATGCCTTCAATTTCG TCAGCGACCTTCGTATTTACCCCGGCTCTTTCTTCGACTTCTTGATGAGCGTGGGTCTCCTCATCGTGAGACATAAGCGAAAGGCTCTCAATCTCCCAAGGCCAGAGTTCAAAGCCTGGGATATCGTCATTTGGTTCAGCATCCTGAAAAACCTCTATCTCCTCGTGATGCCCTGGTATCCTCCTGCAGGGGGAGCAACAGGTGGCGACGTTAGTTTTTGGTATGGTACATACGTGGTCGCTTCAATTGGCAT TCTGTTGGCCTGTGTCGCTTATTATTGGCTTTGGATTCACGGCATTCCTTACTTCCGAGGCTATAAGATCCGAGAAGAGGTTGTTACCCTCGATGATGGGTCAAAGAGCCATCAGTTGGTCAAAGTGCCAAATGCTGAAGTGGAAGAATGGGATAGGACACATGATCATGCTGGACGGATAATTACAGAGGCTACGGAAGTGAGTGATAAGACAGCCAGCAACGTTGTGGTGGTCGGAAAGGATAGCGCAGTATCCAGCACACAATGA
- a CDS encoding NUBPL iron-transfer p-loop NTPase domain-containing protein translates to MGLEKVKHVVLVLSGKGGVGKSSVTTQLALSLTLAGHSVGILDVDLTGPSIPRMLSIEASKVKQVPGGWAPVPVHEAEPETGLGSLHAMSLGFLLPQRGDAVVWRGPKKTAMIRQFLKDVLWDDTDYLLIDTPPGTSDEHISLAETLQKDARPGQVAGAVVVTTPQAVATADVRKELNFCVKTGIRVLGVVENMSGFVCPHCSECTDIFGSGGGRSMAEEFKVPFLGSVPIDAQFIALVEEGQRPHYPAGTVVNGRDISSDEKVDKPQDKGEGTLVDKYKDCSLFHIFVGITSQLEEKVAGAEVT, encoded by the exons ATGGGTttggaaaaggtcaagcaCGTTGTGCTG GTGCTTTCCGGCAAAGGAGGCGTGGGCAAATCTTCGGTGACGACACAGCTGGCCCTGTCTCTGACGCTCGCTGGCCACTCGGTGGGAATCCTCGATGTCGACCTGACCGGCCCGTCCATCCCGCGCATGCTATCGATCGAGGCCTCCAAGGTCAAACAGGTACCGGGAGGATGGGCTCCGGTTCCTGTTCACGAGGCAGAGCCTGAAACTGGCTTGGGGAGTCTACATGCCATGAGTCTAGGATTCCTGCTGCCCCAAAGAGGCGACGCGGTGGTGTGGAGAGGCCCCAAGAAAACGGCCATGATTCGACAGTTCCTCAAGGACGTGCTGTGGGACGATACCGACTACCTTCTCATCGACACTCCTCCCGGAACCAGCGACGAGCATATATCACTAGCTGAAACGCTGCAGAAAGACGCCCGCCCAGGCCAGGTGGCTGGCGCGGTGGTTGTGACGACGCCCCAGGCAGTGGCCACGGCGGACGTGCGCAAGGAGCTCAACTTTTGCGTCAAGACGGGCATCCGCGTGCTGGGAGTGGTGGAAAACATGAGCGGCTTCGTCTGTCCGCACTGCTCCGAGTGCACCGACATCTTCGGGTCCGGTGGCGGGCGGTCCATGGCGGAGGAGTTCAAGGTGCCGTTCCTAGGATCTGTGCCCATTGACGCGCAGTTTATTGCCCTCGTCGAGGAAGGCCAGCGGCCGCATTATCCCGCGGGAACGGTAGTGAATGGCCGGGATATATCGAGCGATGAGAAAGTCGACAAGCCCCAGGACAAGGGCGAAGGAACGCTGGTGGACAAGTACAAGGACTGTTCGTTGTTCCACATATTCGTAGGCATAACCTCGCAGCTTGAGGAGAAGGTTGCTGGGGCAGAAGTTACATGA
- a CDS encoding adenosylmethionine decarboxylase domain-containing protein, with the protein MANLSVPNNYTFSPSSATPHLTINHDNAAELDSTYAFEGPEKLLEVWFAPSATALPRGAQPAGLKAVSSETWETMLDMVNCKILSVLESDAVDAYLLSESSMFVFPHKLILKTCGTTTLLLGLQRMLHIAAEHAGFPFSNATSAKEIKAIATPYRVFYSRKNFLFPDKQHGPHRSWKQEVKYLDDMVDGGSAYMVGKMNGDHWYLYITSPNREFTPPLTPDSEKNEVAPASFSIPASFGHGGHGGPGSDETLEILMTDLDPENAKQFYLAHASAVACDKLSAETKARQNAVSGTSTPLGEVDVFADGMESDLHEPCEKLADIEGLTTEGHALGTVVSEQCGLADVYPTSVYPDARIDSYLFSPCGFSANGIIPPPPATQEDGQENGKNAGHYFSVHVTPETGFSFASFETNVPGGQSGRTTAEIIEHVVEIFKPGRFSVTLFEAKGRGDNAYGVAKAEAKGLAAQRFIDSVRGYRRIDRIVHDFEDYDLVFRFYEREGWVGDKKARVGEEM; encoded by the exons ATGGCCAACCTTTCGGTCCCCAACAATTACACCTTTTCCCCGTCATCGGCAACTCCCCACTTGACCATTAATCATGACAATGCCGCGGAATTAGACTCGACCTATGCCTTTGAAG GCCCTGAAAAGCTCCTAGAGGTATGGTTCGCGCCGAGCGCTACGGCACTCCCCAGGGGCGCCCAACCTGCTGGCCTCAAGGCAGTGTCCTCTGAGACTTGGGAGACCATGCTTGACATGGTCAACTGCAAGATTCTCTCGGTGCTCGAATCTGACGCTGTTGACGCCTATCTTCTCTCCGAGTCGAGCATGTTTGTCTTCCCTCACAAGCTCATCTTGAAGACTTGCGGCACCACCACTCTGTTGCTTGGACTTCAGCGCATGCTTCACATCGCCGCTGAGCATGCGGGTTTCCCCTTCAGCAATGCTACGTCTGCAAAGGaaatcaaggccattgcTACTCCTTACCGAGTCTTTTACAGCCGCAAGAACTTTCTCTTTCCTGACAAGCAACACGGCCCCCACCGCAGCTGGAAGCAAGAGGTCAAGTACTTGGACGACATGGTTGATGGCGGCAGTGCCTACATGGTGGGAAAGATGAACGGAGACCACTGGTACCTCTACATCACGTCTCCCAACCGAGAGTTCACCCCGCCCCTGACCCCCGACTCGGAGAAGAATGAGGTGGCTCCGGCCAGCTTTTCGATTCCCGCCAGCTTTGGACATGGAGGACATGGAGGACCTGGGAGTGACGAGACGCTCGAGATTTTGATGACGGATCTCGACCCAGAGAATGCCAAGCAGTTTTACTTGGCACACGCGAGTGCGGTCGCGTGCGACAAGCTCTCTGCCGAGACCAAGGCTCGTCAAAATGCCGTTAGCGGTACCTCGACTCCGCTTGGTGAGGTTGATGTCTTTGCCGATGGCATGGAGTCTGATTTACATGAGCCCTGCGAGAAGCTCGCGGACATCGAAGGCCTGACCACCGAAGGCCACGCCCTCGGCACTGTTGTTTCGGAGCAGTGCGGCCTCGCCGACGTCTATCCCACCTCCGTCTATCCAGATGCCCGCATTGATTCCTACCTCTTCAGCCCGTGTGGATTCTCTGCCAACGGCATCATCCCTCCGCCCCCGGCCACGCAGGAGGATGGCCAGGAGAATGGCAAGAACGCCGGACACTACTTTAGCGTTCACGTTACGCCCGAGACTGGCTTTTCGTTTGCTTCATTCGAAACCAACGTTCCAGGAGGCCAGAGCGGCCGGACCACCGCGGAGATTATCGAGCACGTTGTTGAAATCTTCAAGCCTGGCCGCTTCAGTGTCACCTTGTTCGAGGCCAAGGGCCGTGGCGACAACGCTTACGGCgtggccaaggctgaagcCAAGGGCCTTGCTGCTCAGCGATTCATCGATTCTGTGCGCGGATACCGCCGCATTGATCGCATTGTGCATGACTTTGAGGACTACGACCTCGTGTTCCGCTTCTATGAGCGTGAGGGCTGGGTTGGCGACAAGAAGGCACGTGTGGGAGAGGAGATGTGA
- a CDS encoding nucleolar RNA-binding protein, nop10p family domain-containing protein has product MHLMYTLDASGNRLYTLKKVAHGQVTKSAHPARFSPDDKWSRQRVTLKRRFNLLLTQQKEEAM; this is encoded by the exons ATGCATCTCATGTACACCCTCGACGCCAGCGGCAACCGCCTCTACACCCTCAAGAAGGTCGCCCACGGCCAGGTCACCAAGTCTGCGCACCCGGCGCGCTTCTCTCCCGACGACAAGTGGTCTCGCCAGCGCGTTACTCTGAAGCGTCGCTTTAACCTGCTTTTGACGCAGCAGA AGGAGGAGGCTATGTAA
- a CDS encoding nin one binding (NOB1) zn-ribbon like domain-containing protein — MAAPLAQPIEPSATPTVATAKPIHSLVLDTGPLIKNDPPASVLIAKAEKLYTLPNIISEIRDVATRSRVETTLLPFVTLRSPRPESLKFIADFAKKTGDYGVLSRPDMEVLALGYELECERNGGDWRLRNTPNQKGLNGRPQQDKPAGEAQGEQAQEEKVDQNADAEEVSESAEQQTDAQSEQHAETSLNNDLQNLTLETSDNNEEQPTTVEVSESAEQTQDSALAVQQPEEASEESDDEGWITPSNLKKQQAIDSGANGTNDKAPPKILQAAILTSDYAMQNVALRVNLNLVTPSFSRITYLKTWVLRCHGCFNITKDMNKQFCPKCGQPTLTRTSCSTDQHGNFKIHLKQNFQWNNRGNVFSVPKPVHGSANGRLPKNVGGKNGWGRDLILAEDQKEHVKALDDQRRQRKKDLMDEDFLPGLLTGNRSGAGGKIKVGAGRAVNSRRKR, encoded by the coding sequence atggccgcccCGCTGGCTCAACCTATTGAGCCTTCTGCGACTCCGACTGTCGCAACGGCGAAACCGATTCACAGCCTCGTTCTTGATACCGGTCCGCTGATCAAGAACGATCCTCCTGCCAGTGTTCTTATTGCCAAGGCTGAAAAGCTCTATACCCTTCCCAACATCATCAGCGAGATCCGCGACGTTGCGACCAGATCAAGAGTCGAGACGACGCTGCTGCCATTCGTCACTCTGCGGTCTCCCAGGCCTGAGAGCTTAAAGTTCATTGCCGACTTTGCGAAAAAAACTGGTGATTATGGAGTGCTCAGCAGACCGGATATGGAGGTGCTTGCGCTGGGATACGAGCTGGAATGCGAGAGAAACGGAGGTGACTGGAGGCTGAGGAACACACCGAACCAGAAAGGATTGAACGGCAGGCCGCAACAGGATAAACCAGCGGGCGAAGCGCAGGGGGaacaagcccaagaagaaaaagttgaCCAGAACGCAGACGCTGAAGAGGTTTCAGAAAGCGCAGAGCAACAAACAGATGCACAGTCTGAGCAGCATGCCGAGACTAGCCTCAACAATGACTTGCAGAATCTCACTCTGGAAACCTCTGACAACAATGAAGAGCAACCTACAACAGTCGAGGTATCAGAGTCTGCTGAACAAACTCAAGACTCTGCCCTAGCTGTACAGCAGCCCGAAGAGGCCTCAGAAGAGTCTGACGATGAGGGCTGGATCACCCCATCCaacctcaagaagcagcaagccaTAGACTCTGGCGCAAACGGCACCAATGACAAAGCTCCTCCCAAGATTCTCCAGGCTGCCATCCTGACCTCCGATTATGCCATGCAAAACGTCGCACTGCGcgtcaacctcaacctcgtcacgccctccttctcccgCATCACATATCTCAAGACGTGGGTTCTGCGGTGCCACGGCTGCTTCAACATCACAAAGGACATGAACAAGCAGTTCTGCCCCAAGTGCGGCCAACCCACCCTCACGAGGACAAGCTGCTCGACGGACCAGCATGGCAACTTCAAGATTCACCTCAAGCAGAACTTCCAGTGGAATAACCGCGGAAACGTGTTTAGCGTGCCCAAGCCAGTCCACGGAAGTGCTAATGGAAGACTTCCCAAGAATGTTGGTGGCAAGAATGGCTGGGGCAGGGACTTGATCTTGGCTGAGGATCAGAAGGAACACGTCAAGGCGCTGGATGACCAGcggaggcagaggaagaaggatttGATGGACGAGGATTTCTTGCCCGGACTTTTGACGGGTAACAGGTCGGGAGCGggcggcaagatcaaggttGGTGCAGGACGAGCTGTGAACTCTAGGCGGAAGCGGTAG
- a CDS encoding transmembrane amino acid transporter protein domain-containing protein yields the protein MSDTSITSPSGSEKGRYDSKKIVNPNLSDEATGETGEEFREDAERAIAAAGEHKFNRLGWKRLTVVLIVEAIALGSLSLPSAFATLGMVAGTICSVGLGLLAIYTSDLVGMVKIKFPEVAHYADAARLVAGRFGYELVGAMFALQLILLIGSHCLTGAIALLNISDNAICSLGFAAISAVILWLLALPPSFTEMAILGYIDFASIIIAIGITMIATGIKATHDGGLSAVPWSAWPKEDLTFVDAFIAITNIVFAYSFSICQFSFMDEMHTPKDYKKSIWALGLIEIAIYTITGAVIYAFVGPDVKSPALLSAGPLISKVAFGIGLPVIFISGSINGTVVGRFIFSRAFKNSIIRYINTPRAYIIWASMLAVLTIIAWVIAEAIPFFSDLLAISSSLFISGFTYYFPAIFWFMLLKEGSMFERKNLVHLILSSLSMIVGLVVLVAGTYASAVDIKNQYRDGSVRSPFTCAPLA from the exons ATGTCTGATACGTCCATCACTTCGCCGTCAGGCTCTGAAAAGGGCCGCTATGACAGCAAGAAGATCGTCAACCCTAACCTCTCCGACGAAGCGACCGGTGAGACGGGCGAGGAATTCCGCGAGGATGCCGAACGAGCCATCGCAGCGGCGGGCGAGCACAAGTTCAACCGTCTAGGATGGAAGCGTCTTAccgtcgtcctcatcgttGAGGCTATTGCTCTCGGTAGTTTGTCTCTACCCAGCGCCTTTGCTACTCTCGGCATGGTTGCTGGTACCATCTGCTCTGTcggtcttggtcttcttgccaTCTACACAAGTGACCTTGTCGGCATGGTCAAGATCAAGTTCCCCGAGGTTGCCCACTATGCCGATGCCGCCAGATTGGTCGCTGGCAGATTTGGATACGAGCTCGTTGGAGCCATGTTTGCCCTCCAGCTGATTCTGCTCATCGGATCTCACTGCTTGACCGGTGCCATTGCCCTGCTCAACATCTCCGACAACGCCATCTGCTCTCTGGGCTTTGCTGCAATCTCCGCCGTCATCCTCTGGCTTCTGGCGCTTCCTCCCAGTTTCACCGAGATGGCCATCCTGGGTTACATTGATTTCGCTTCaatcatcattgccatcgGTATCACCATGATTGCTACCGGTATCAAGGCTACTCACGATGGTGGACTGTCGGCAGTGCCCTGGTCTGCCTGGCCCAAGGAGGATTTGACCTTTGTCGATGCCTTCATTGCCATTACCAACATTGTCTTTGCCTACAGCTTTTCCATCTGCCAGTTCTCTTTCATGGACGAGATGCACACTCCCAAGGACTACAAAAAGTCCATCTGGGCTCTTGGACTCATCGAGATTGCTATTTACACCATCACCGGTGCAGTCATCTATGCCTTTGTCGGACCTGATGTCAAGTCCCCcgctctgctctctgccGGCCCTCTGATCTCCAAGGTTGCTTTCGGTATTGGCTTgcccgtcatcttcatctcgggATCCATCAACGGCACCGTCGTCGGacgcttcatcttctcacgCGCCTTCAAGAACTCTATCATCCGATATATCAACACTCCTAGGGCCTACATCATCTGGGCTAGCATGCTCGCCGTCCTTACCATTATCGCTTGGGTCATTGCCGAGGCcattcccttcttctccgaccttctcgccatctcgtcctctctcttcatctccggCTTCACCTACTACTtccccgccatcttctggTTCATGCTCCTCAAAGAGGGCAGCATGTTTGAGCGGAAAAACCTTGTCCACTTGATCTTGAGCAGTCTTTCCATGATTGTTGGTCTTGTTGTGCTGGTGGCGGGTACATATGCCAGTGCTGTTGACATT AAAAACCAATACCGCGATGGATCCGTTAGATCACCCTTCACTTGCGCGCCTTTGGCATAG
- a CDS encoding coA-transferase family III domain-containing protein, which yields MFWQTFTRRKTLHELSRNSYTYSQTRPTFASVISPRVPSKWRSVTTARSKALPLDGITVVSLEQAIAAPFCTRQLADLGARVIKVERPDVGDFARGYDSRVNGVSSHFVWTNRSKESLALDLKTPRDLGILKKILLRADVMVQNLAPGATERLGLSHEELRKTNPGIIVCDISGYGSHGPYRDKKAYDLLVQSESGMLDVTGGETEPAKTGISIADIAAGMYAYSNILAALLEREKTEKGRRIDISMLESMVEWMGFPMYYAFDGQPGPARAGASHATIYPYGPFETGADGASVMMGVQNEREWAILCRDVLGNAALATDERFANNSLRSTNRAELKKIICACFSSLTAGEVIEKLDKAGIANANVNDMQGVWNHPQLRARERWVDVKTPGGIVPGLLPPGADDASRANMGEVPSVGQHNKSILAEFGIQEEEG from the coding sequence ATGTTTTGGCAAACATTCACCCGGCGCAAAACACTTCATGAACTCTCAAGAAACTCATACACCTACTCTCAAACAAGGCCAACATTTGCCAGCGTCATATCCCCCCGGGTCCCCTCTAAATGGAGAAGCGTGACCACCGCGCGGAGTAAAGCTCTGCCGTTGGACGGCATCACCGTCGTCTCCTTAGAGCAAGCCATCGCAGCCCCCTTTTGTACTCGGCAGTTGGCCGACTTGGGCGCCAGAGTCATCAAAGTTGAGCGTCCCGACGTGGGCGACTTTGCTAGGGGGTACGACTCGCGCGTGAACGGCGTATCGTCGCATTTTGTATGGACCAACCGCTCCAAGGAAAGCCTTGCGCTGGACTTGAAAACCCCGCGTgacttgggcatcttgaaAAAGATTCTTCTTCGTGCGGACGTCATGGTGCAGAATCTGGCGCCGGGTGCCACGGAAAGGCTTGGGCTCTCGCATGAGGAGCTTCGTAAAACGAACCCGGGCATTATTGTCTGCGACATCTCGGGCTATGGATCACATGGGCCTTACCGTGATAAGAAGGCGTATGACTTGCTCGTGCAGAGTGAGTCGGGCATGCTTGATGTAACAGGCGGCGAGACAGAGCCAGCCAAGACGGGCATATCTATAGCAGATATTGCGGCTGGGATGTACGCCTATTCAAACATATTGGCGGCCCTTCTGGAGCGTGAAAAGACTGAAAAAGGTCGCCGCATCGACATTTCAATGCTAGAAAGTATGGTCGAATGGATGGGGTTTCCTATGTATTATGCTTTTGATGGGCAGCCGGGGCCAGCTCGAGCGGGTGCATCTCATGCGACGATATATCCGTATGGACCCTTTGAGACGGGAGCCGACGGAGCGTCTGTAATGATGGGTGTGCAGAATGAGAGAGAATGGGCCATCTTGTGTCGCGATGTGCTGGGCAACGCAGCGTTGGCGACAGATGAGCGATTTGCGAATAATTCTCTGAGAAGTACTAATCGGGcagagctgaagaagattatTTGCgcctgcttctccagcctcaCTGCGGGTGAAGttattgagaagctggataaAGCGGGAATTGCTAATGCCAACGTAAACGACATGCAAGGAGTGTGGAATCATCCCCAGCTGCGAGCGAGGGAGCGTTGGGTTGATGTGAAGACGCCGGGCGGAATCGTTCCCGGATTGCTGCCAcctggagctgatgatgcttcACGGGCCAATATGGGAGAAGTTCCAAGTGTAGGACAGCATAATAAGTCCATACTGGCGGAATTTGGTAtacaggaagaagaaggttaA
- a CDS encoding fungal zn(2)-Cys(6) binuclear cluster domain-containing protein, which produces MPNIRQIKACSRCRLLKLRCDKTKPSCERCIRAGTNCSLRFDGSAQTESASNPPTAEGTATSNASARSSSDHSPSPSDRSAPSSDTVTTERDQGSKTCTYTHRVENDSSASASDATPDIGFVESKEDPRDIYTSWHARRRGTTHWKALVLRIESSALKIGHLFHHAENIHLVHVDCATDILLPSNFPFNSPGAIKYSSLDNVRSLICTYRNNYMSFVDAYFALYQPVHPIIDPARFIDEINCFWNDPSDIDVSWLSSFLMVLALGCFAETRDATSTIELCLAAEACMAKTPFMVRPSMSVMRTMCLMVLAKQLANGSCWSFDASWTLLGIIVRLAVCIGLHRPPLATPVEENAMTQSDWQSSQILWITIVYFCIQTAAITARVNSSTERPLYDEILGHNADMRRLMATTLEHPGCRGPLRAVLDIFFRRILMVLHRCHALRPNAPTLHPVSYWASLECSLAILVHHRDFCEHMGNPDNRDLLGRMYKLDFFAAALTAGIHLLLVDAVDAPLADGFSIPPRQTILETLETCTEIWGRDEERSICFRAGHRSLTQILSMLSDMDNTSNHELPHS; this is translated from the exons ATGCCCAACATCAGGCAAATCAAGGCGTGCAGTCGATGTCGCCTCCTGAAACTCCGCTGCGACAAGACCAAACCGTCATGCGAGAGGTGTATCCGGGCCGGAACCAACTGTTCACTTCGCTTTGACGGTTCCGCGCAAACAGAATCAGCATCAAATCCTCCTACCGCAGAGGGCACCGCCACCAGCAACGCCTCCGCGCGTTCGAGTTCCGATCactcgccatctccaagtgATAGATCCGCGCCCTCATCTGACACCGTCACCACCGAGAGAGATCAGGGTTCAAAAACA TGCACATACACTCATCGGGTCGAGAATGACTCGTCTGCATCAGCGAGCGATGCTACACCGGACATTGGCTTTGTAGAGTCGAAAGAAGATCCAAGAGACATTTACACTTCATGGCACGCGCGACGCCGAGGCACAACTCATTGGAAAGCACTTGTACTACGC ATCGAGAGTTCTGCCCTCAAGATCGGTCATCTATTTCATCATGCAGAAAACATCCACTTGGTTCATGTTGACTGTGCGACGGACATTCTCCTTCCAAGCAACTTTCCCTTCAACAGCCCAGGTGCTATCAAATACTCGTCGCTCGACAATGTCCGCAGTCTCATCTGCACCTACCGTAACAACTACATGTCCTTTGTCGACGCCTACTTCGCTCTGTACCAGCCTGTGCATCCCATCATCGACCCTGCTCGCTTCATCGATGAAATCAACTGCTTCTGGAACGACCCTTCAGATATCGACGTCTCCTGGCTATCCAGCTTCCTCATGGTTCTGGCATTGGGCTGCTTCGCCGAGACACGGGATGCGACGTCGACTATCGAACTTTGTCTGGCAGCCGAGGCTTGCATGGCCAAGACGCCGTTCATGGTTCGGCCAAGCATGTCAGTAATGCGTACCATGTGCCTCATGGTCCTTGCTAAGCAGTTGGCCAATGGATCATGCTGGTCCTTTGACGCCAGTTGGACGCTGCTCGGCATCATTGTGCGACTCGCCGTCTGTATAGGCCTCCATAGGCCGCCACTTGCTACTCCCGTTGAAGAGAATGCGATGACTCAATCTGATTGGCAATCCAGTCAAATCCTATGGATAACAATAGTCTATTTCTGTATACAAACAGCGGCGATTACCG CCAGAGTGAATTCCAGCACCGAAAGGCCTTTGTACGACGAGATACTCGGACACAACGCCGACATGAGAAGGCTCATGGCCACCACTTTGGAACACCCCGGCTGCAGAGGCCCCTTGCGTGCCGTCCTCGACATTTTCTTCCGCCGCATCTTGATGGTCCTTCATCGCTGCCACGCGTTGCGCCCGAATGCTCCTACATTGCATCCAGTCTCGTACTGGGCTTCTCTTGAGTGCAGTCTGGCGATCCTAGTGCATCACCGAGATTTCTGCGAGCACATGGGAAATCCCGATAACCGCGACCTATTAGGCCGTATGTATAAGCTCGACTTCTTTGCGGCTGCTCTGACCGCTGGTATTCATCTGCTGCTAGTAGATGCAGTAGATGCACCACTTGCAGATGGATTTTCTATACCGCCTAGGCAGACAATCCTCGAAACGCTCGAGACCTGCACAGAGATATGGGGCAGGGACGAGGAGAGATCGATCTGCTTCCGTGCCGGACACAGATCATTGACGCAAATTCTGTCCATGCTTTCTGATATGGACAATACGAGCAATCATGAATTGCCTCATTCATAA